In a genomic window of Croceibacterium sp. TMG7-5b_MA50:
- a CDS encoding DUF4230 domain-containing protein, which translates to MDPRPLDDTRTDTIQPQVQRQQSLARVQAVPWLLFIVMLAVAVWLGWRAFAPRDLGDPLATSLVAFEKQNRLTVFSAQLSPVVASEDSRLFGALRSRQVAVIPARVDYSLDLSQVDASRLAWNDATDTLSVQLPALTVGRPNLDEARAQYLREGLWISRDAQDQLTRDNTQLAEQQARQQAANPVLLNLARNAAREAIRQNLSIPLEVAGYGEVNVEVRFDGEAAPPPQR; encoded by the coding sequence ATGGACCCACGCCCCCTAGATGACACCCGCACCGACACCATCCAGCCCCAAGTGCAGCGCCAGCAATCGCTGGCGCGGGTGCAGGCGGTGCCATGGCTGCTGTTCATCGTCATGCTGGCGGTCGCCGTCTGGCTGGGCTGGCGCGCCTTTGCGCCGCGCGATCTGGGCGATCCGCTGGCGACCAGCCTGGTCGCGTTCGAGAAGCAGAACCGGCTGACGGTCTTTTCCGCCCAGCTTTCTCCTGTGGTGGCGAGCGAGGATAGCCGGCTTTTCGGCGCGCTGCGCAGCCGGCAGGTGGCGGTGATCCCGGCGCGGGTGGATTACTCTCTGGACCTGTCGCAGGTAGATGCCAGCCGGCTGGCGTGGAACGATGCGACCGACACGCTGAGCGTGCAATTGCCGGCCCTGACCGTAGGCCGCCCCAATCTGGACGAGGCGCGTGCGCAATATCTGCGGGAAGGCCTGTGGATCAGCCGCGATGCGCAGGACCAGTTGACCCGCGACAACACGCAACTGGCCGAACAGCAGGCGCGGCAGCAGGCGGCAAACCCGGTGCTGCTGAACCTCGCCCGCAATGCCGCACGCGAGGCGATCCGCCAGAACCTGTCCATCCCGCTGGAGGTTGCAGGGTATGGCGAGGTCAATGTCGAGGTGCGCTTCGACGGGGAGGCCGCGCCGCCGCCGCAGAGATAA
- a CDS encoding MBL fold metallo-hydrolase has product MALPAKPWPVGMAEQVEPLVRRVLAPNGSAWTYTGTQTFLVGDHRGLAVIDPGPDDPDHLAALVRIIGGAPVTAICCTHTHRDHSPAAAPLSEATGAPVIGCAAIPARGDGEGTDAPFDTDYTPDRVLADGEMLAGPGWTLAAIATPGHASNHLCYALEGTGVVFTGDHVMGWATSVVAPPDGDMADYLASLEKLHERDDRIYYPAHGPAVTRPKQLVRGMIGHRRQREAQILRLLTEGQADPASLVTQMYRGLSPALQGAARQSVQAHLIDLERRGLVIRSGSSWTHAP; this is encoded by the coding sequence ATGGCGTTGCCCGCCAAGCCGTGGCCGGTCGGCATGGCCGAGCAGGTGGAGCCGCTGGTGCGGCGCGTGCTGGCGCCCAACGGCAGCGCCTGGACCTATACCGGTACACAGACCTTCCTGGTCGGCGACCATCGCGGGCTGGCGGTGATCGATCCCGGTCCGGACGATCCGGATCACCTTGCCGCGCTGGTGCGGATCATCGGCGGGGCGCCGGTCACCGCGATCTGTTGCACGCATACCCATCGCGACCACTCGCCCGCCGCCGCCCCGCTGTCGGAGGCGACAGGCGCACCGGTGATCGGTTGCGCCGCCATTCCGGCGCGCGGCGACGGCGAGGGAACGGATGCGCCGTTCGACACCGATTACACGCCGGATCGCGTGCTGGCCGATGGCGAGATGCTGGCCGGGCCGGGCTGGACGCTGGCCGCCATTGCGACGCCGGGCCATGCCTCCAACCACCTGTGCTACGCGCTGGAGGGGACCGGCGTGGTCTTCACCGGCGACCATGTGATGGGCTGGGCGACCAGCGTGGTGGCGCCGCCCGATGGCGACATGGCCGATTACCTCGCCAGTCTGGAGAAGCTGCACGAACGGGACGACCGCATCTACTACCCCGCGCACGGCCCCGCGGTGACGCGGCCGAAGCAATTGGTGCGCGGCATGATCGGTCACCGGCGGCAACGGGAGGCGCAGATCCTGCGCCTGCTGACCGAGGGGCAGGCCGATCCCGCGTCACTGGTCACGCAGATGTATCGCGGCCTGTCGCCGGCGCTGCAGGGGGCTGCGCGGCAATCGGTGCAAGCGCATCTGATCGATCTGGAACGGCGCGGGCTGGTGATCCGTTCAGGATCATCATGGACCCACGCCCCCTAG
- a CDS encoding DUF465 domain-containing protein has protein sequence MNEEELERRLVALKVEHRDLDAAIAALGSTGGDQLQVARLKRKKLQLRDQIAIIEDYLTPDIIA, from the coding sequence GTGAACGAAGAGGAGCTGGAACGGCGGCTGGTCGCGCTGAAGGTCGAGCACCGTGACCTCGACGCGGCCATCGCGGCGCTGGGCAGCACGGGCGGGGACCAGCTGCAGGTGGCGCGGCTGAAGCGCAAGAAGCTGCAATTGCGGGACCAGATCGCCATCATCGAAGATTACCTGACGCCCGACATCATCGCCTGA
- a CDS encoding DUF465 domain-containing protein, protein MESSHVVALQAKHDGLEQQLHAEMNRPVPDSAMIQTLKRQKLKIKEAIAHS, encoded by the coding sequence ATGGAATCTTCGCATGTCGTCGCATTGCAGGCCAAGCATGACGGGTTGGAGCAGCAGCTCCACGCAGAGATGAACCGCCCCGTACCTGACAGCGCGATGATCCAGACGCTGAAGCGGCAGAAGCTGAAGATCAAGGAAGCCATCGCGCATTCCTGA
- the ptsP gene encoding phosphoenolpyruvate--protein phosphotransferase, with protein sequence MTAAAAARTILTRLHELMASRLHAQGKLNQVVDIIGDSLDSEVCSIYLLREGMLELFATRGLNQSAVHVTRLGIGAGLTGTIAQNMQTLNLAEAATHPEFQYVPETGEEKFHSFAGVPIVRRERAVGVLTVQHVEPRRYEEVEIEALQTVAMVLAELITNAGLVDEESIGGRSAAQSGQEVLTGLQLVKGLGCGQAVFHQPRIVIEQTVAEDTEAERQRVYHAFDKMREQIDQMATHAEFGAGEEHWHVLETYKMFAYDEGWSRRINEAIDAGLTAEAAIERVQQRTRQRMREIRDPLLAERMHDLEDLANRLLRIVSGQLGTAARTGLRQDTILIAKNLGPAELLEYDKRRLKGVVLEEGSLTAHVVIVARAMGVPVIGRVTNARALVRDGDQLLLDGDRAQLVIRPNSAAIETFEARLARSREKQAAYAALRDVEPFSRDGQRIEVMMNAGLVDDMPMLSLTGADGIGLFRTEFQFMVADTLPSRDRQTRLYRDVLEAAGNRRVIFRTVDIGGDKVLPYLRSADRAAEENPAMGWRALRLALERDGLLKVQARALLEAAAGRSLHVMFPMVSEPWEFEAARAVFEGQIDHFRRHRHQLPDEIKYGVMLEVPALAEMLDTLLPRLGFVSIGTNDLTQFLFAADRSDPRLAERYDWLSPAILRFLKRVADGCRGHDVRLGVCGEMGGRRLEALALLGLGIRRLSITPAAVGPIKELVRRVDLREAEAAMTGWLASPPPNLREVMTRWAEDRGIDVD encoded by the coding sequence ATGACCGCCGCCGCCGCTGCCCGCACGATCCTCACCCGGCTGCACGAACTCATGGCCTCGCGGCTGCACGCGCAGGGCAAGCTGAACCAGGTCGTCGACATCATCGGCGATTCGCTCGATAGCGAGGTCTGCTCGATCTACCTGCTGCGCGAAGGCATGCTGGAACTGTTCGCCACCCGCGGCCTGAACCAGAGCGCCGTGCATGTCACCCGCCTCGGCATAGGCGCCGGCCTGACCGGCACCATCGCGCAGAACATGCAGACGCTGAACCTGGCGGAAGCGGCAACCCATCCCGAATTCCAGTACGTGCCCGAGACGGGGGAGGAGAAGTTCCACTCCTTCGCTGGGGTGCCCATTGTCCGCCGCGAACGCGCCGTCGGCGTGCTGACCGTCCAGCATGTCGAGCCCCGCCGGTACGAGGAGGTGGAGATCGAGGCGCTGCAGACCGTCGCTATGGTCCTCGCCGAACTCATCACCAATGCCGGGCTGGTGGACGAGGAGAGCATCGGCGGCCGCTCCGCCGCGCAGAGCGGGCAGGAGGTGCTGACCGGCCTGCAACTGGTGAAGGGCCTCGGCTGTGGGCAGGCCGTGTTCCACCAGCCGCGCATCGTCATCGAACAGACCGTGGCGGAGGATACTGAGGCGGAGCGGCAGCGCGTCTACCATGCGTTCGACAAGATGCGCGAGCAGATCGACCAGATGGCCACCCATGCTGAATTCGGCGCGGGGGAGGAGCACTGGCACGTTCTCGAGACGTACAAGATGTTCGCCTATGACGAAGGCTGGAGCAGGCGCATCAACGAGGCGATCGACGCCGGCCTGACGGCGGAGGCGGCGATCGAGCGCGTCCAGCAGCGCACGCGGCAGCGCATGCGCGAAATCCGCGATCCCCTGCTGGCGGAACGGATGCATGATCTGGAGGATCTCGCCAACCGCCTCCTGCGCATCGTGTCCGGCCAGCTCGGCACCGCCGCGCGCACCGGGCTTCGGCAGGACACGATCCTGATCGCCAAGAACCTCGGCCCCGCCGAACTGCTGGAATATGACAAGCGCCGGCTGAAGGGCGTGGTGCTGGAAGAAGGCTCCCTCACGGCGCATGTCGTGATCGTCGCGCGGGCGATGGGCGTGCCGGTCATCGGCCGCGTCACCAATGCCCGGGCGCTGGTGCGCGACGGGGACCAGCTGCTGCTGGACGGCGATCGCGCGCAACTGGTCATCCGCCCCAACAGTGCCGCGATCGAGACGTTCGAGGCACGCCTCGCCCGCAGTCGGGAGAAGCAGGCCGCCTACGCCGCGCTGCGCGACGTCGAACCGTTCAGCCGCGATGGCCAGCGGATCGAGGTGATGATGAATGCCGGGCTGGTCGATGACATGCCCATGCTGTCATTGACCGGTGCCGACGGCATCGGCCTGTTCCGTACCGAATTCCAGTTCATGGTCGCCGACACGCTGCCCTCGCGCGACCGGCAGACCCGCCTGTACCGCGACGTGCTGGAGGCGGCCGGCAATCGCCGGGTGATCTTCCGCACGGTTGACATCGGCGGCGACAAGGTCCTGCCCTACCTCCGCAGCGCGGACCGCGCGGCCGAGGAGAACCCCGCGATGGGCTGGCGCGCGCTGCGCCTCGCGCTGGAACGGGACGGTCTGCTGAAGGTCCAGGCCCGCGCCCTGCTGGAAGCCGCCGCCGGACGTTCGCTCCACGTCATGTTCCCCATGGTCAGCGAACCATGGGAGTTCGAGGCGGCCCGCGCCGTGTTCGAAGGGCAGATCGATCACTTTCGCCGCCATCGGCACCAATTGCCTGACGAGATCAAGTATGGCGTCATGCTGGAAGTGCCCGCCTTGGCGGAGATGCTGGACACGCTGCTGCCGCGCCTCGGCTTCGTGTCGATCGGCACCAACGACCTGACCCAGTTCCTGTTCGCCGCCGACCGCTCCGACCCGCGGCTCGCCGAACGGTACGATTGGCTGAGCCCGGCGATCCTGCGCTTCTTGAAGCGCGTGGCGGATGGTTGCCGGGGCCATGACGTGCGGCTCGGCGTCTGCGGGGAGATGGGCGGTCGCCGACTGGAGGCTCTGGCGCTGCTCGGTCTCGGCATTCGCCGCCTGTCGATCACCCCGGCAGCGGTCGGCCCGATCAAGGAACTGGTCCGCCGCGTCGACCTGCGGGAGGCGGAGGCGGCGATGACCGGCTGGCTGGCCTCGCCCCCGCCGAACCTGCGAGAGGTGATGACCCGCTGGGCGGAAGACCGCGGGATCGACGTGGATTGA
- a CDS encoding helix-turn-helix transcriptional regulator: MSDFDQATGGTHGIGAELRAAREARGLSLEQVAADTRIPQRHLVTLESGAFHTLPGRTYATGFARSYAKVLGLDPDVTADRVRAEMTDAREQDGSASFEPGDPARVPSRGLVWLALAAVVLLLLAGFFIMRPLFAPAAELPSLVEQQQQEQAARQAALARQQAGRAPGQPAGAPAGPVVFTATVDGVWVKFYDSTGRQLMQKQMAMNEQYQVPADAQGPLLWTGRPDALRITIGGREVPRLADDDMIMKDVPVTAEALLARNQPTPTPAATPPASPAPGFVPSAVPPRPAQPVQ; this comes from the coding sequence ATGAGCGACTTCGATCAGGCAACCGGCGGCACCCACGGCATCGGGGCTGAACTGCGCGCCGCGCGCGAGGCGCGGGGCCTCTCGCTGGAACAGGTGGCGGCCGACACCCGCATTCCGCAGCGGCACCTGGTGACACTGGAAAGCGGCGCCTTCCACACCCTGCCCGGCCGCACCTACGCCACCGGCTTCGCCCGGTCCTATGCCAAGGTGCTCGGCCTCGATCCCGATGTGACCGCCGATCGCGTCCGCGCCGAGATGACCGACGCGCGCGAACAGGATGGCAGCGCCTCGTTCGAACCGGGCGACCCTGCCCGCGTGCCCAGTCGCGGTCTGGTCTGGCTGGCGTTGGCCGCGGTGGTCCTGCTGCTCCTCGCCGGGTTCTTCATCATGCGTCCGCTCTTCGCGCCGGCGGCGGAACTGCCCAGCCTGGTCGAACAGCAGCAGCAGGAACAGGCTGCCCGGCAGGCGGCGCTGGCCCGGCAGCAGGCCGGCCGCGCCCCCGGCCAGCCGGCCGGCGCACCCGCGGGCCCGGTCGTGTTCACCGCGACCGTGGATGGCGTGTGGGTCAAGTTCTACGATTCCACCGGCCGCCAGCTCATGCAGAAGCAGATGGCCATGAACGAGCAGTACCAGGTTCCGGCCGACGCGCAGGGCCCGCTGCTGTGGACCGGGCGGCCCGATGCGCTGCGCATCACGATCGGCGGGCGCGAGGTGCCCCGGCTGGCGGATGACGACATGATCATGAAGGACGTGCCGGTTACCGCAGAGGCGCTGCTCGCCCGCAACCAGCCGACACCGACGCCAGCGGCAACTCCGCCAGCGTCCCCCGCGCCCGGCTTCGTTCCCTCCGCCGTGCCGCCGCGCCCGGCACAGCCGGTGCAATGA
- a CDS encoding tetratricopeptide repeat protein, with translation MNSRIRALVGLALLGTALVPAGAQAQDNSEARLRRIESELRAVQRAVFPGGDGRYFTPEVDTSAPPQGTPAPVAAPSGGAVTDILARLDAVESQMARVTARSEELSYQLTQMEERLGQLETTGATAAPIGAAPVGVVPAPTTSAGSPAASTPTSGTTTPSAPAAQTRSAAPSPERVAAVQAVAKPQTDDAGDDEYSYGFRLWQAGFFPEAQQQLALFLQRYPSHARTSWGRNLLGRAYLDNGQPREAATHFFENYQSNKQADRAPDSLLYLAESMIAINDTNRACIALAQFGDEYPAVATGRLREQYERNRSRVRCSN, from the coding sequence ATGAACAGCCGCATACGGGCACTTGTGGGTCTGGCCCTGCTCGGCACTGCGCTGGTGCCGGCCGGCGCGCAGGCTCAGGACAATTCGGAAGCCCGCCTGCGTCGTATCGAAAGCGAGCTGCGCGCGGTGCAGCGCGCCGTGTTCCCCGGTGGCGATGGCCGCTATTTCACGCCGGAGGTCGATACCTCCGCCCCGCCGCAGGGTACGCCCGCCCCCGTCGCCGCACCCAGCGGCGGCGCGGTGACCGACATCCTGGCGCGGCTGGATGCGGTCGAAAGCCAGATGGCCCGCGTCACCGCCCGCAGCGAGGAGCTGAGCTACCAGCTCACGCAGATGGAAGAGCGGCTCGGCCAGCTTGAGACCACCGGCGCCACCGCCGCGCCCATCGGCGCCGCACCCGTCGGCGTTGTGCCGGCCCCAACCACGTCCGCAGGCTCGCCTGCCGCATCGACGCCGACGTCCGGCACCACCACGCCAAGCGCACCCGCCGCGCAGACCCGCAGCGCCGCCCCCAGCCCGGAACGGGTTGCCGCGGTGCAGGCCGTCGCCAAGCCGCAGACCGACGATGCAGGTGACGATGAATACAGCTACGGCTTCCGCTTGTGGCAGGCAGGCTTCTTCCCGGAGGCACAGCAGCAACTGGCGCTGTTCCTGCAGCGTTACCCCAGCCATGCGCGCACCAGCTGGGGCCGTAACCTGCTCGGCCGGGCCTATCTCGACAATGGCCAACCTCGCGAGGCGGCAACGCATTTCTTCGAGAACTATCAGTCGAACAAGCAAGCGGACCGCGCGCCCGACAGCCTGCTGTATCTCGCCGAATCGATGATCGCCATCAACGACACCAACCGCGCATGCATCGCGCTGGCGCAGTTCGGCGACGAATATCCGGCGGTCGCCACCGGGCGGTTGAGGGAGCAATATGAACGCAACCGCAGCCGGGTCCGCTGCAGCAACTGA
- the tilS gene encoding tRNA lysidine(34) synthetase TilS: MNATAAGSAAATDPALAARFAASLARLQPTAGRIGLAVSGGADSLALLLLAQAVRPGGFAVATVDHGLRPAAAAECAMVADVCAARAIPCTILSVRPDAGNLQARARDARYAALGAWASDHGLGALLTAHHADDQAETLLMRLNRGSGTAGLSGVRARGKVPGSDLPLLRPLLGFRRRDLAALVRAHGLTAVNDPSNSDIRFDRVRVRQALEQADWLDPAALAASAAHLADGAEALAWAADREWAEQVKQQGSALRYLPHAPRAIRLAIVTRALALLSHAPRGGDAARLLDLLEGGSGGNVAGVLARALPDGWLFTPEPPRGG, from the coding sequence ATGAACGCAACCGCAGCCGGGTCCGCTGCAGCAACTGATCCGGCGCTGGCGGCACGCTTCGCCGCCAGCCTGGCCCGGCTGCAGCCCACCGCCGGGCGGATCGGCCTGGCGGTCAGCGGCGGGGCCGATTCACTGGCGCTGTTGCTGCTCGCTCAGGCGGTGCGCCCCGGCGGCTTCGCCGTGGCCACGGTGGATCACGGCCTGCGCCCCGCCGCCGCCGCCGAATGCGCGATGGTCGCGGATGTCTGCGCCGCCCGTGCCATTCCCTGCACCATCCTCTCCGTCAGGCCCGATGCGGGCAATCTGCAGGCGCGCGCCCGCGATGCCCGATATGCCGCGTTGGGTGCATGGGCGTCAGATCATGGCCTTGGCGCCTTGCTGACCGCGCACCATGCCGACGATCAGGCCGAAACCCTGCTGATGCGCCTCAACCGGGGGAGCGGCACGGCCGGTCTGTCGGGCGTGCGTGCCCGCGGCAAGGTGCCGGGCAGCGACCTTCCGCTGCTCCGCCCGCTGCTTGGCTTTCGCCGCCGGGACCTGGCCGCGCTGGTCCGCGCCCATGGCTTGACGGCAGTGAACGATCCCAGCAATTCCGACATCCGGTTCGACCGGGTTCGTGTCCGCCAGGCGCTTGAACAAGCCGACTGGCTCGACCCCGCAGCCCTCGCCGCCAGCGCCGCCCACCTCGCCGATGGGGCGGAAGCGCTCGCCTGGGCGGCCGATCGGGAGTGGGCGGAACAGGTGAAGCAGCAGGGTTCCGCCCTGCGCTACCTGCCGCATGCTCCGCGCGCGATCCGGCTGGCCATCGTCACACGTGCGCTTGCCTTGCTGAGCCACGCGCCGCGCGGCGGCGATGCCGCTCGCCTGCTCGACCTGCTGGAAGGCGGCAGCGGCGGCAATGTCGCCGGTGTGCTGGCCCGTGCGCTGCCGGACGGCTGGCTGTTCACGCCGGAACCGCCGCGCGGCGGGTGA
- a CDS encoding phosphoenolpyruvate carboxylase, which produces MKTVAALTERLLELHGRTAETPLFNPVFQLSLDLSRLLEGGGMTLDECEVLVGELECSALLGRAERLRRLVAPVAVAENDRALGAGLEATDFGAFRQEWERPQLHAVFTAHPTFLLAPAQARAVAEAASQDGAIGQDSCVAPATRKAVTLAFEHDEAMAAMARGQDARDAITARLLTHAQECWPDEWARFQPIPFRFATWVGYDMDGRTDITWSASIGFRLAEKAQRLARYRDQLAAIDGAHPLLAELGPAADYAAARAVDFAGDLGDPAALSVAANRLTAADPRKLLSLATYIDRLEAEAAEVGGGRAVQLKVLAAAMRADGLGMGWIHFRVNAKQLHNGLRRRLDPDGQLDLSSKGAIVHLRRALAEVQPLRANFASLAIESSTAIRQFLAMAQILHHIDADAPIRMLVAECEEPATVLAALYFAKLFGIADRVDVSPLFETENALEHGGRLLDALLAEEEYRAYARKRGRVAIQTGFSDAGRFVGQVPASLAIERLQGRLAAAMAANGLTDVAALVFDTHGESMGRGAHPASLADRLSWPLSNWARDRFTDAGIVLEPEVSFQGGDGYLFFATPELALATLTRIAEARPRTGDPEAAEDPFYQRTDLSLDFYRAVRDHQHGHLESRTYARAVTAFGLGLLNSTGSRVSRRQSDITADREMSLRQIRAIPHNAILQQLGYPVNVIAGIGSAADGGSADLVELLADSARGQQILRLVRSANALASIKTVAAYGELFNSAYWASRPYRGMEDHLMGPCAALAEYLVKDDRVGVFRRLASRLRADALKLHQLMSQLPGADKAADGNAYREETRRAIGALQALRLALFQHMFLRVMSIPAFSRANDVSREDVLEMVFTLRVDDALAQLRRAFPTSFPKPADFALSEPADYPEGGDAGYASIGRDFIEPIDRAYQLSLRIGTAIANHFGAHG; this is translated from the coding sequence ATGAAGACGGTCGCGGCACTGACGGAACGCCTGCTGGAACTGCATGGCCGGACAGCCGAGACGCCGCTGTTCAACCCGGTGTTCCAGCTCTCGCTCGACCTGTCCCGCCTGCTGGAAGGTGGCGGGATGACGCTGGACGAGTGCGAGGTGCTGGTCGGGGAACTGGAATGTTCCGCGTTGCTTGGCCGTGCCGAGCGGCTGCGGCGGCTGGTGGCGCCGGTTGCCGTGGCGGAGAACGACCGCGCGCTGGGTGCCGGGCTGGAAGCGACGGACTTCGGCGCCTTCCGCCAGGAGTGGGAGCGGCCGCAGCTCCACGCCGTGTTCACCGCGCATCCGACCTTCCTGCTCGCACCGGCACAAGCGCGCGCGGTGGCGGAGGCAGCCAGCCAGGACGGCGCGATCGGACAGGACAGCTGTGTCGCCCCGGCTACGCGAAAGGCAGTGACGCTCGCCTTCGAACATGACGAGGCGATGGCCGCGATGGCACGGGGGCAGGATGCCCGCGACGCGATCACCGCCCGCCTGCTGACCCATGCGCAGGAATGCTGGCCCGACGAATGGGCCCGGTTCCAACCGATCCCGTTCCGGTTCGCCACCTGGGTCGGTTACGACATGGACGGGCGGACGGACATCACCTGGTCCGCCTCCATCGGCTTCCGCCTGGCGGAGAAGGCGCAGCGGCTCGCCCGCTATCGCGATCAGCTGGCAGCGATCGATGGAGCCCATCCGCTGCTGGCGGAACTGGGGCCGGCTGCTGATTATGCCGCCGCGCGGGCGGTTGACTTCGCCGGCGACCTCGGTGATCCGGCCGCCTTGTCCGTAGCGGCGAACCGGCTGACCGCGGCCGACCCCCGCAAACTGCTGTCGCTTGCCACCTATATCGACCGACTGGAGGCAGAAGCGGCGGAGGTCGGCGGCGGGCGGGCCGTCCAGCTGAAGGTACTGGCCGCAGCCATGCGGGCTGACGGCCTCGGCATGGGGTGGATCCATTTCCGGGTTAACGCCAAGCAACTGCACAATGGCCTGCGCCGGCGGCTGGACCCCGATGGCCAGCTGGACCTCAGCAGCAAGGGCGCGATCGTCCATCTACGCCGCGCCCTAGCGGAGGTGCAGCCGCTGCGCGCCAATTTCGCCTCGCTTGCCATCGAGAGCAGCACGGCCATCCGCCAGTTCCTGGCCATGGCGCAGATCCTGCATCACATCGATGCCGACGCGCCGATCCGCATGCTGGTGGCGGAATGCGAGGAGCCGGCGACCGTGCTGGCCGCGCTCTATTTCGCCAAGTTGTTCGGGATCGCCGACCGGGTCGACGTGTCGCCGCTGTTCGAGACGGAGAACGCGCTGGAGCATGGCGGCCGCCTGCTGGACGCCCTGCTGGCGGAGGAGGAATACCGCGCCTACGCCCGGAAGCGCGGCCGGGTGGCAATCCAGACCGGCTTTTCCGATGCGGGCCGCTTCGTCGGGCAGGTGCCCGCGAGCCTGGCGATCGAGCGGCTGCAGGGGCGGCTGGCGGCGGCGATGGCTGCCAACGGCCTGACCGACGTGGCCGCTTTGGTGTTCGACACCCATGGCGAGAGCATGGGCCGCGGCGCCCACCCGGCAAGCCTGGCCGACCGGCTGAGCTGGCCGCTGAGCAATTGGGCGCGTGATCGCTTCACCGATGCAGGGATCGTGCTGGAGCCGGAGGTCAGCTTCCAGGGTGGCGACGGCTACCTGTTCTTTGCCACGCCCGAACTCGCGCTGGCGACGCTGACCCGCATCGCGGAGGCGCGGCCCAGGACCGGCGATCCCGAGGCGGCGGAGGACCCGTTCTACCAGCGGACGGACCTGTCGCTCGATTTCTATCGCGCGGTGCGCGATCATCAGCACGGCCATCTGGAAAGCCGGACCTACGCCCGTGCGGTCACCGCCTTCGGCCTGGGCCTGCTCAATTCCACCGGCAGCCGCGTCAGCCGGCGGCAGAGCGACATCACCGCGGATCGCGAGATGTCACTGCGGCAGATCCGCGCCATTCCCCACAATGCCATCCTGCAGCAGTTGGGCTACCCGGTGAACGTCATCGCCGGGATCGGCAGTGCGGCCGATGGCGGCAGTGCCGACCTGGTCGAGCTGCTGGCCGACAGCGCGCGCGGGCAGCAGATCCTGCGGCTGGTGCGGAGTGCCAACGCACTGGCGAGCATCAAGACGGTGGCCGCCTATGGCGAGCTGTTTAATTCCGCCTATTGGGCCAGCCGACCCTATCGCGGGATGGAGGACCATCTGATGGGGCCATGCGCGGCGCTGGCCGAGTATCTGGTCAAGGACGACCGGGTCGGTGTCTTCCGCCGCCTCGCCAGCCGGCTGCGGGCGGACGCATTGAAGCTGCACCAGTTGATGAGCCAGTTGCCGGGTGCCGACAAGGCGGCGGACGGCAATGCCTACCGCGAAGAGACGCGGCGGGCGATCGGCGCGCTGCAGGCGCTGCGGCTGGCGCTGTTCCAGCACATGTTCCTGCGGGTCATGTCGATCCCGGCCTTCAGCCGGGCCAACGATGTCAGCCGGGAGGACGTGCTGGAGATGGTGTTCACCCTGCGGGTGGACGATGCACTGGCGCAGTTGCGCCGCGCCTTCCCCACCAGCTTCCCCAAGCCGGCCGACTTCGCCCTGAGCGAACCGGCCGATTACCCGGAGGGCGGCGATGCCGGCTATGCCAGCATCGGGCGCGACTTCATCGAGCCGATCGACCGGGCATACCAGCTGTCACTGCGCATCGGCACCGCGATCGCCAACCATTTCGGCGCGCATGGTTAA
- the eda gene encoding bifunctional 4-hydroxy-2-oxoglutarate aldolase/2-dehydro-3-deoxy-phosphogluconate aldolase, giving the protein MTPIEQVMRTAPVIPVLVIDDVAEAEPLARALVAGGLNVLEVTLRTPAALDAIRAMKQVPGAIVGAGTVTNPQQLDEAVAAGSEFIVSPGLTETLGRAAIAKGVPFLPGIANAGDIMRGLELGLSEFKFFPATAAGGIPALKALAAPFGQVRFCPTGGISVDNAAEWLALEPVLCVGGSWVAPRGGSPEQIEQLAAAAAKLPR; this is encoded by the coding sequence GTGACCCCGATCGAACAGGTGATGCGCACCGCCCCGGTGATCCCGGTGCTGGTGATCGACGATGTGGCCGAAGCCGAGCCGCTGGCCCGCGCGCTGGTGGCGGGTGGCCTCAACGTGCTGGAGGTGACGCTGCGCACCCCCGCCGCGCTGGATGCGATCCGCGCCATGAAGCAGGTTCCTGGCGCCATTGTCGGCGCAGGCACCGTCACCAATCCGCAGCAGCTGGACGAGGCCGTGGCCGCCGGGTCCGAGTTCATCGTCAGCCCCGGCCTGACGGAGACGCTGGGCCGCGCGGCCATCGCCAAGGGCGTACCGTTCCTGCCTGGCATCGCCAATGCCGGCGACATCATGCGCGGGCTGGAGCTGGGCCTCAGCGAGTTCAAGTTCTTCCCCGCAACTGCGGCGGGCGGCATTCCCGCGCTGAAGGCGCTGGCGGCGCCGTTTGGTCAGGTACGCTTCTGCCCCACCGGCGGCATCTCGGTCGACAATGCCGCCGAATGGCTGGCGCTGGAGCCGGTGCTGTGCGTCGGTGGCAGCTGGGTCGCGCCGCGCGGTGGCAGCCCCGAACAGATCGAGCAGCTGGCGGCCGCAGCAGCGAAGCTGCCCCGGTAG